The following nucleotide sequence is from Chloroflexota bacterium.
TCATCCTCGGCCTGGCCGGTTTTGCCCTGACGCAGAAAACGGTCACCCTTCACGACGGCGGCTCAACCGTGACCTTCAACACCGGGGCCGGAACCGTCGGCGAAGCAGTGAGCGCCGCCGGGATCGCCCTCCAGCCTGAAGACATCCTCCAGCCGGGCGCGGACGAGCCGTTGGGATCAGGCCAAACTATCACCCTCATCCGCACCCAGGCGGTGCAAATTGTAGACAGCGGCCAGACCACCACCATCCACACTCACCAGAAAAAACTCTCGGCCATTCTCCTCGAAGCAGGCCGCACCCTCGCGCCCGACGATTCCGTTTACGTGGACGGCAAACGCCTCGCGCCCGATGCAGACGCGTTCAACACGGCAGGCGCTGTGCCGCACACCGTCGTCATCCAACGCGCCAGGCCGATCACTATTCTCGATAACAGCATTCAGCAAACACTGATCACCTCGGCCCTCACGGTTGGCGAGGCGCTGGCCGAGGCGGACATCGCCACTTATTTGGCCGATGGCGTGACGCCCTCGCTTGACTCGCCGCTCACGCCCGGCCTCACCGTCACCATCACTCGCGCCCTGCCGGTGACGATTGAGGTGGACGGGGCGACGATGACGACGCGCACCCGGCGGGCGACCGTGGCCGAAGTGCTGGCCGAGGCCGGGGTGGCCGTCGTGGGGCTGGACATCGTCGCCCCCTCTTTAGCCGACCCGCCGCCCGCCGACGGTTCACCCATTCGAGTGGTTCGCGTCGTCGAGCAAATTGCCACCGAACAACAACCGCTCGCTTACACCACCCAATTCCAGGCTTTGCCCGATCTGGAAATTGACAACACGCGCCTCGTGCAAGCCGGGACGAACGGCGTGACGGCCTCGCGCCTGCGCGTGCGCTTCGAAAATGGGATCGAAGTTTCGCGGACGGTTGAAGATCAATGGGTGGCCGCCCAACCCCAGCCGCGCATCATCGGCTACGGCACTCAAATCGTCCTGCGCTCGCTCGACACGGCAGGCGGTCCGGTTCAATACTGGCGGGCGGTGCGAATGTATGCTACTTCGTATTCAGCCGCGCGCGCCGGCACGCCGCGAACCGCGCCCTGGTATGGCCGCACCCGCTCCGGCAAGACGCTCACCATCGGCATGGCCGCTATTGACCTCAACGTGATGCCGCTCGGCACGCAACTTTACGTGTCGGGCTACGGCTTTGTCGCCGCCGAGGACACCGGCGGCGGTGTCAAAGGCAAAATGATTGACCTGGGCTACGACGACTGGAACTACGTCTCGTGGCACGACTACGTCACCGTCTACTTTGTTGGCCCTGTGCCGCCCGCCGACCAGATCAAATGGATTTTGCCCTGAAATGGATTTGAGTGACACCCTTCGCCGCTTCAAAGTCAAGCCCAAAAAGAGTCTCGGCCAGAATTTTTTGTTTGACGAGGCTGTGCTGAGCCGGATCGTGGCCGCCGCCGACGTTGGGCTGGGCGACGTGGTTCTGGAAATTGGGCCGGGGGCCGGGAGCCTCACTCGGCAACTCGCCCAAGCGGCGGCTCGCGTCGTCGCCGTCGAACTGGATGATCGCCTCATCCCGGTCTTGCGCCACACCCTCGCCGGCTTTCACAACGTCACCCTCCTTCACGGCGACATCCTCACCGTCAATCTTCAATCACTAATTACTAGTAACTATAAAGTCGTTGCCAACATCCCGTATTACCTCACCTCAGCCATTATCCGCCGCCTGCTCGAAGCCGAGTTTCAACCCTCGGTCATCGTCCTCACCGTCCAGCGTGAAGTGGCCGGGCGCATTTGCGCCGCGCCGCCCGACATGAGCCTGCTGGCCGTGAGCGTGCAGTTCTACGGCCAACCGCACCTCGTCGGCCACATTCCGGCGGGCGCGTTCTATCCCAAGCCGGATGTGGACTCGGCCATCGTCCGCATCAATCTTTTCGATCAGCCGCCTCTGCGCGGGACGGAGGCCGATCGTTTCTTCGAGGTGGTCAAAGCGGGGTTTAGCCAGAAGCGCAAGCAGATCAAAAACTCGCTGTCTGCCGGGCTGAAGTTGAATGGTGCCGAGGCGGAGAAGCTACTGCGCGCCGCCGAGATCGATCCGGCGCGCCGGGCCGAGACGTTGACGATTGAGGAGTGGAGGCGGTTGAGCCATCCGACCACCTGACTACCCGACTACTCGACTACCTGATCACACACTTCTCTGAATCCGCACGCCCTGCAACGGGCCGCCGAGTTGTGCGAGCGAGCCACATCGTCGGCTTCCCCGTCGGCCCGAATCTCGTCCAGTAGTTCCAGCAAGTCAGATTCCAACTGAGGCGTAAAGTCTATGGCCAGCGTTTTGTCGGCGTACTTGATTAGGCCGCGCGAGGGGCGCTGGCCGTAAGCCTCGGCCACCAGCAGGCAATACGCGGCCAGTTGATAGATGTGTGAGGCATGTGCGCCCTCGGCGGGCGCTCGCCCCGACTTGACCTCAACCGGAACGTAGCCCGACCTCTCACGCATCAGATAATCCGGCTTGCCAGTGAGTTGATACCGGGCTGAGAAGAGCGGCTTCTCCAGCCGGCCCCACGCTCCGGTGTCGGTGTACACCACACGCCCGGTTGGCAGGCCGCTGGCGCGTTGCGCTCTCTGCGAAAGAAACCAGAAGAGCAGGGCCAGCAGAATCAGAAAGAGGGGGAGCATGTCGTGGACACCAGGACACGAAGAAAAGCTTTAGGGCTTTGTGCCTTTGTGTTCTAAATCAGGATGGGAATAAGAAAGAGACGGCGAAGAAGAGCAGGGCGGCGAGAAAGAGAATCAAGGCCGCCACGCGCAAGGCGGCTGAGGCTTGAACCAGCCAGCCGTGCCGGGCGTGAGCCGCCGTGCCGCCAGCCAGTTCGCGAACGTTGGCCGATCTCAAGCCGCGAACGTGCCGCAACCACCAGGCCCGGCGGCAAAACACGTACTCGCCAATCTCAGAAGCGCGGATGACTCGCATGCAAAGGTTAGACCCTAAAGGTCTTCGAGACCTTTAGGGTCTGGGAATATATCGCGTTACGGTTTCGGATGGCGCTTGTGCTTTTTCAACGGCGGCGTTGCGGCCCTGATCTCGGCGATGCGCGGGTCGCCCCGATAAACACCGTGATAGTCTTCGGGCAGGAGCGCGGCCAGGCGGCACATGATCTCGTGGGTGTGCGCCTCCAGAGCTTCGGTCTTCGACTCGCGGTCGAGCGGCGGCAGGGTGAAGGCCGGGCCGACTCTGAGCGTGATGTCGGTGCGCCGGAGCCGTTTGAAGCCGGCGTAAACTTTTTCGGTTCCCGTCATCACCACCGGCAAAAGTTGCACGCCCACTTTGGCGGCGATGAACGCCGCCCCGGTCTTGCCTTCAATGAGGGCGTGACTCGAACTGCGCGTGCCTTCCGGGGCCATGCCCAGAATCTTGCCCTGCTTCAATACGTCGAGCGCCGCCTTCATTGCGCCCCGGTCGCCCGAGCCGCGGTTGATCCACACCCCGCCTATCGTTTCGACTATCCATTTCATGAAGAGGTTGGTCTTGTATTTGTCTGCCGCCAACACCACCATGTCGGGCAGGCGGAAGGCGGTGTAAACAAACGGCGGATCAATGATGCTCAGGTGATTCACCACTATCAGGAACGGCCCGTGTTGCGGAGTGTTCTCCAGGCCATAATACGCGCGGCGCGTGAGCGTCCAAAACGCCAGATCAAAAGTTCCGCGAATGAGTCTCTTGGCCAAATTGTCTTTCATCGAGTGCGGCCTTGTGCGATGGCGGCCCAGCGGGCAACATCGCCAACGCCCGGCAAGGCGATTGAAAAAGCGGCGTCGGCGTTGGCGGCCAAAGGCTCCTCAAGCGTGATTTTGCGATAGCCGGCCACCGAGCCAGACGAATTATACACAGTGGCGATCACGACGATTGAGTGAACATTGGCGGGAAAAGAGTTGGCGATGATCCCGTTCACGGTAAAGCCGCCTTCTGTCGGGACGCCGTTGAGGTCGTTCACCGTCAACAGCGTGAAGCGGTCGGCCAGGCCTGCGCCCGAGTCGGCCTGGGCCACCGAGGCGACGGCCTGGCGGCCAGAGGCCGGGGCCGGGAAGACGACGGCCAGCGGCACGGCGGCGCCGGGCGGGATCAGGTCGAGGGGTGAATAAGCCACTCCCACAGAGCCGACGGCCCCGTCGTCGTTCGTCAGCGTCGCTTGCACGGCCAGGTTGACAATGGAGTCATTCGTCGAGTTCACAAATTCGCTCAAACAGATCAGGCTGGCCGCTGGCGTGGTTTGGCAGGTGAACGGGTCCGCCGTCACCGAAAGCGGGGCGAGCGTCGGCGCCGTCAGCGGCGCGGCAGAGTCCACGCCGCCGGGCGGGATGATGAGGGTTTGGCCGGGTTGCAGGTTGGCCGGGTCGAGGCCGAGGTTGAGGGCTTCCAGCGCTTCGAGGGTGATGTTGAAGCGAACGGCAATGCCGATCAACGTGTCGCCGCTTTGCACAACGTAGACGACGGGCGTCGGGCTGGCCGCCATGGGCTCCGCCCACGGGGCGAGCGTTGGGGCGACGGTGGTTGTGGGTAATGAGGCGAGAGTCGGCAAGACCGGCGTGAAGGTCGAAGAGGGCAGGGGGCGCAGAATCGCTGTTGGCACGCCCAGCGTGGGCGCAGGCGTTGCCCCACAAGCCGCCAGCCAGAGGGTGAGCCAGAAGAATCGTTTGAGCATTGTCCGCGATTATACAGCCCGCAATCGAATTGTCCCTCGTATCAATCCATGCTAAACTTTGACCGATATGTCCAGCCCCGTTGTTGACAACCAATTGCTTGTTGAAGGCATTGACGCCGCCCGGCGCGGCGAACGCGCTAAAGCGCGAGACAAGTTCACCCGCTACCTGCGCTACGACCAGAAGAACGAGCAGGCCTGGCTGTGGATGAGCTCGGTCGTAGAGTCGGATCGTGAGCGCGTCTATTGCCTGAACGCCGTCCTCAAACTCAACCCGAACAACAAGACGGCCAAGCGCGGGCTGGCCCTGCTGGGCGCTTTGCCGCCCGAGATGCGGGCTGACCTGAACATTGAAGTGATCGGCGTCACGCCCGAAACCAGGACTCAACCTCAGGCCCGGCGCGGCGGACTTGGCTTCCGCCGCAGCCGCCGTTTGGAAACGCTACTCATCGTCACTTTGTTGGCCGTCATTTTAGGGGCAGGCGGATTCCTGGCTTTCAACTTTATTGTCGAACGCAACCGGCTGGCCAACCTCACCCCGCCGCCGACGAATACCCCAACTCTCACCTTAACGGCCACCGCCACCGAAATCCCCAGCGCCACCCCGGCCATTCGCACCGCCACACCCATCGTTGGCGCAAACCTCACCCCGGTTGAATTCTTCCTGGGGTTGCCGGCGACTCTCACGCCCACACCCCCGCCGTTCACGCCTGTGTTCTTTGCCGAGGAAGCCTACTCTCGTGGCAAGAACGCTTATGATGCAGGCGACCTTGACCTGGCGCTCTCGTTGTTCAAAGACGCGCTTCAGGAAAACAAGGATAACTATGTGGCGCATTACTACAGCGGCGAGATTTATTTGCAGAAGAAAGACTACAACCGGGCATTTAGTTCTTTCACCTCGGCCCTCCGGATCAACTCCAATTTTGCCCCGGCGCACCTGGGGCATGGTCGGGCCAACTTTGCCCTGGGCGGCAATCCGATCAACGATTACGAGCAGGCCAAGTCCAACGAACCGGCCTGGGCCGAGCCTTACATTGCCGCCGCCGACTTTTATATCAGCCGGGGTAATCGGGAGAATGCGCTCGTCGAACTGGAACTGGCGCAAGGCCTGGCCCCGGACAATGTTGAGGTGTTGTGGCGGCTGGCCGAGCAATACTTCATCACCGGCCAAACCGAAGACGCCCGCGCCGCGCTGGAAACCGGGCTGGACGTTGACCCGACGGCGCTGGATTTGCATCGGGTGAAAGCCAGGCTGGCTCTGGCAACTGACGACTTTTCGACGGCGCAGGAAGCGATGAACCTGTATCTGGCCTACCGGCCCGATGATGCCGAAGGCTGGGTGCTGTCTGGGAAGGCTTTTCTTGGACTGGGCAACACGCCGACAGCCCTCACCAGTTTTAGCAAAGCCATTGAGCTTGACCCGAGATTGCAGGAGGCGTTTGTCGCCCGGGGCGAGCTTCAACTCGTTCTGGCCGACGCGGCGGCGGCCCGCCAGGACTTCGACTCGGCCATTCGCCTCGGCTCGACGGTTGAGTTGCGCCTGCGAATTGGCAAGGCCTATTATGAAGGCGGCGATTATGCCTCGGCAATCCCTGAATTCAGGCGGGCCGCCTCCAGCGCCCCCGACCTGTTTGAGCCTAATTTTTGGCTGGGTCTGGCGCAAATTGGGGCCGAAGCCTACGCCGACGCAACCCACAGTTTGACCAATGCCCTCGACCAGGCAACTACCGAGACCGAAAAATTCGATGCCCTCTATCAGCGCGGGTTGGCGTACAATGGAGCTGGGGAGAGCGAGAGCGCCGTTGCCGATTTGCGGGCCTCGCTTCAATTGAACGTAACAGACCGTGACGAAGATCGAACTGCCGCAACCGAACTGTTGGCCGACCTGGGCGGCCCCGGGCCGGACGCGACGAATACACTCGCGCCTACAACACCCACACCTTAAGCATGAACGCTTATCAAATCCGTAACACTATTCGTATCGCGCTGGGCCTGGCGGCGCTCTTGCTGTTGTCGCTGTTCGCCATCGCCTTTCCACGCGAAATAACTTCTTTCGGATTCCAGTTCATCGTCGTTCTGGTGGCTGTGGCCGTCATCGTCAACTTCAACATTCCGCTTTACACCGGCGAAGGATCGCTGGTTCACCTGGTAGGTCTGGCCGCCGTTTTGCTCTTCACACCCACGCGCATGGTGGCCGCCGTCGTCGGCGGCGTTCTGCTGGGCGGCCTAGTGCGGAGCTTCTGGCGGTTCAGCCCCAGCTTCCGCGACATGCCCCGCGACGAGCAATGGGGTTTCCTGGCATTCGACATTGCTCATCAAATTGTGAGCTTGATGCTTGCCGCCGTTGGCTACCGGCTGGCCGGCGGCAAATATCCCCTCGTCGCCCGGACCAACCAGAGCGCCATTGCTCTGGCAGGCTATGTCGTCGGCTTTCTAGTCGGCTACATTCTGATGTTGCTGATTGATCTGGGCTTGCGGGCCGAGACGCTTCAACGCTACCTCTCTCTCAATGGTGGCCGCCTGGCCCTCATTGCCATTTTGCCGTTGCCCATCGCCATTTACGCCGTGCTGGCTTCCAATCAATTTGGCGTTTCCACTTTCACTATTTTTGCGGTGTTGGCCTGCGTCATTGCCATTGTCGTCCATAATTTCACCTGGGCGCAGATCACCGCCGAGAAACGGTTGCGCGAACTCAGCCTGCTCAACAAAGTAAGCCAGGCCATGGGCTCAAACCTTGATCTTGATACCCTGCTTGAGACCATTTATGCCCAGGTAGCCTCCCTCATCGGCGTCGCCAACTTCTACATCGCCCTCTACGAGCCTGAAACCGAAACCATCTCCTTCCCCATCGCCATTCAGAATGGGCAACGGGTTCACTGGAACACCCGCAAGACGGCCAGCCGCCTCACCGACTACGTCATCGTCAAAGCCGAACCGTTGCTTGTGCCTTACGACATGACCGAGACTCTCAAACGGCTTCGCCTTGAAACGGGCGATAATAACCCCGAGGCCTGGTGCGGTGTGCCGCTCATCGCCAACGACCGCGCCATTGGCTGCCTGGCGATCATCACTTACGTCCCCGGCGAAACGATCA
It contains:
- a CDS encoding DUF348 domain-containing protein, which encodes MSGYPLPRWLILILPVSLVILGLAGFALTQKTVTLHDGGSTVTFNTGAGTVGEAVSAAGIALQPEDILQPGADEPLGSGQTITLIRTQAVQIVDSGQTTTIHTHQKKLSAILLEAGRTLAPDDSVYVDGKRLAPDADAFNTAGAVPHTVVIQRARPITILDNSIQQTLITSALTVGEALAEADIATYLADGVTPSLDSPLTPGLTVTITRALPVTIEVDGATMTTRTRRATVAEVLAEAGVAVVGLDIVAPSLADPPPADGSPIRVVRVVEQIATEQQPLAYTTQFQALPDLEIDNTRLVQAGTNGVTASRLRVRFENGIEVSRTVEDQWVAAQPQPRIIGYGTQIVLRSLDTAGGPVQYWRAVRMYATSYSAARAGTPRTAPWYGRTRSGKTLTIGMAAIDLNVMPLGTQLYVSGYGFVAAEDTGGGVKGKMIDLGYDDWNYVSWHDYVTVYFVGPVPPADQIKWILP
- the rsmA gene encoding ribosomal RNA small subunit methyltransferase A, whose translation is MDLSDTLRRFKVKPKKSLGQNFLFDEAVLSRIVAAADVGLGDVVLEIGPGAGSLTRQLAQAAARVVAVELDDRLIPVLRHTLAGFHNVTLLHGDILTVNLQSLITSNYKVVANIPYYLTSAIIRRLLEAEFQPSVIVLTVQREVAGRICAAPPDMSLLAVSVQFYGQPHLVGHIPAGAFYPKPDVDSAIVRINLFDQPPLRGTEADRFFEVVKAGFSQKRKQIKNSLSAGLKLNGAEAEKLLRAAEIDPARRAETLTIEEWRRLSHPTT
- the cas4 gene encoding CRISPR-associated protein Cas4; the encoded protein is MLPLFLILLALLFWFLSQRAQRASGLPTGRVVYTDTGAWGRLEKPLFSARYQLTGKPDYLMRERSGYVPVEVKSGRAPAEGAHASHIYQLAAYCLLVAEAYGQRPSRGLIKYADKTLAIDFTPQLESDLLELLDEIRADGEADDVARSHNSAARCRACGFREVCDQVVE
- a CDS encoding 1-acyl-sn-glycerol-3-phosphate acyltransferase; its protein translation is MAKRLIRGTFDLAFWTLTRRAYYGLENTPQHGPFLIVVNHLSIIDPPFVYTAFRLPDMVVLAADKYKTNLFMKWIVETIGGVWINRGSGDRGAMKAALDVLKQGKILGMAPEGTRSSSHALIEGKTGAAFIAAKVGVQLLPVVMTGTEKVYAGFKRLRRTDITLRVGPAFTLPPLDRESKTEALEAHTHEIMCRLAALLPEDYHGVYRGDPRIAEIRAATPPLKKHKRHPKP
- a CDS encoding LysM peptidoglycan-binding domain-containing protein, with the protein product MLKRFFWLTLWLAACGATPAPTLGVPTAILRPLPSSTFTPVLPTLASLPTTTVAPTLAPWAEPMAASPTPVVYVVQSGDTLIGIAVRFNITLEALEALNLGLDPANLQPGQTLIIPPGGVDSAAPLTAPTLAPLSVTADPFTCQTTPAASLICLSEFVNSTNDSIVNLAVQATLTNDDGAVGSVGVAYSPLDLIPPGAAVPLAVVFPAPASGRQAVASVAQADSGAGLADRFTLLTVNDLNGVPTEGGFTVNGIIANSFPANVHSIVVIATVYNSSGSVAGYRKITLEEPLAANADAAFSIALPGVGDVARWAAIAQGRTR
- a CDS encoding tetratricopeptide repeat protein, which encodes MSSPVVDNQLLVEGIDAARRGERAKARDKFTRYLRYDQKNEQAWLWMSSVVESDRERVYCLNAVLKLNPNNKTAKRGLALLGALPPEMRADLNIEVIGVTPETRTQPQARRGGLGFRRSRRLETLLIVTLLAVILGAGGFLAFNFIVERNRLANLTPPPTNTPTLTLTATATEIPSATPAIRTATPIVGANLTPVEFFLGLPATLTPTPPPFTPVFFAEEAYSRGKNAYDAGDLDLALSLFKDALQENKDNYVAHYYSGEIYLQKKDYNRAFSSFTSALRINSNFAPAHLGHGRANFALGGNPINDYEQAKSNEPAWAEPYIAAADFYISRGNRENALVELELAQGLAPDNVEVLWRLAEQYFITGQTEDARAALETGLDVDPTALDLHRVKARLALATDDFSTAQEAMNLYLAYRPDDAEGWVLSGKAFLGLGNTPTALTSFSKAIELDPRLQEAFVARGELQLVLADAAAARQDFDSAIRLGSTVELRLRIGKAYYEGGDYASAIPEFRRAASSAPDLFEPNFWLGLAQIGAEAYADATHSLTNALDQATTETEKFDALYQRGLAYNGAGESESAVADLRASLQLNVTDRDEDRTAATELLADLGGPGPDATNTLAPTTPTP